The proteins below are encoded in one region of Sminthopsis crassicaudata isolate SCR6 chromosome 1, ASM4859323v1, whole genome shotgun sequence:
- the CRLF1 gene encoding cytokine receptor-like factor 1 isoform X1 produces the protein MLRAPGGGLGQGAALPAARTMLALALLALGALRAGSGSYLAVIVPQDPTLLIGSSLHATCSVSVSGSDAPTAEGLYWTLNGRRLAPELSQVLNATTLGLALANLNGSKQQSGDNLVCHARDGSILAGSCLYVGLPPEKPVNISCWSKNMKDLTCRWFPGTQGETFLHTNYTLKYKLRWYGQDNTCQEYHTVGPYSCHIPKDLALFTPYEIWVEATNRLGSARSEVVTLDILDVVTTDPPPDVHVSRVGGLEDQLSVHWNSPPALKDFLFQAKYQIRYRVEDSVEWKVVDDVSNQTSCRLAGLKPGTVYFVQVRCNPFGIYGSKKAGIWSEWSHPTAASTPRSERQGSSGACEPRGEPSSMPVRRELKQFLGWLKKHSYCPNLSFRLYDQWRAWMQKSHKTRNQHRTRGSCPRADGARREVLPGDKL, from the exons ATGCTGCGGGCTCCGGGCGGAGGCTTGGGGCAGGGCGCTGCCCTCCCCGCGGCGCGGACCATGCTAGCCTTGGCGCTGCTCGCCCTCGGAGCGCTGCGAGCCGGATCTGGAAGCT ACCTGGCTGTGATCGTCCCCCAGGACCCGACGCTGCTCATCGGCTCCTCCCTCCACGCCACCTGTTCGGTGAGCGTGAGCGGCAGTGACGCGCCCACGGCTGAAGGGCTTTACTGGACCCTCAACGGCCGGCGGCTGGCCCCCGAGCTCTCCCAGGTCCTCAACGCCACCACCCTGGGCCTGGCCCTGGCCAACCTCAACGGCTCCAAGCAGCAGTCAGGGGACAACCTAGTGTGCCATGCACGGGATGGGAGCATCCTCGCAGGCTCCTGCCTCTATGTTGGCC TGCCCCCTGAGAAGCCTGTTAACATCAGCTGTTGGTCTAAGAACATGAAAGATTTGACCTGCCGCTGGTTCCCAGGCACCCAGGGGGAGACCTTTCTCCATACCAACTATACCCTTAAATACAAACTTCg GTGGTACGGGCAGGATAATACATGCCAAGAATACCACACCGTGGGGCCCTATTCCTGCCACATTCCCAAGGACCTGGCACTATTCACGCCCTATGAGATCTGGGTGGAGGCCACTAACCGCCTGGGCTCGGCCAGGTCAGAGGTGGTCACACTGGATATCCTCGATGTGG TCACAACAGATCCCCCGCCAGATGTCCACGTGAGCCGAGTGGGAGGTTTGGAGGACCAACTGAGTGTCCACTGGAACTCCCCACCAGCGCTCAAAGACTTCCTTTTCCAGGCTAAGTATCAGATCCGTTATAGGGTGGAGGACAGCGTGGAGTGGAAG GTGGTGGATGATGTGAGTAATCAGACTTCATGTCGCCTGGCCGGCCTGAAACCAGGCACCGTGTACTTCGTGCAGGTGCGCTGCAATCCCTTCGGCATCTACGGGTCTAAGAAGGCAGGAATATGGAGCGAGTGGAGCCACCCCACAGCGGCCTCCACGCCCCGAAGTG AGCGGCAGGGCTCCAGTGGGGCCTGCGAGCCCCGAGGGGAGCCCAGCTCCATGCCCGTGAGGCGTGAGCTAAAGCAGTTCCTCGGCTGGCTGAAGAAGCACTCCTACTGCCCCAACCTCAGCTTCCGCCTCTACGACCAGTGGCGAGCCTGGATGCAGAAATCTCACAAGACCCGCAACCAG CACAGGACGAGGGGCTCCTGTCCTCGGGCAGACGGAGCGCGGCGAGAG GTCCTGCCAGGAGATAAACTGTAG
- the CRLF1 gene encoding cytokine receptor-like factor 1 isoform X2 — protein sequence MLRAPGGGLGQGAALPAARTMLALALLALGALRAGSGSYLAVIVPQDPTLLIGSSLHATCSVSVSGSDAPTAEGLYWTLNGRRLAPELSQVLNATTLGLALANLNGSKQQSGDNLVCHARDGSILAGSCLYVGLPPEKPVNISCWSKNMKDLTCRWFPGTQGETFLHTNYTLKYKLRWYGQDNTCQEYHTVGPYSCHIPKDLALFTPYEIWVEATNRLGSARSEVVTLDILDVVTTDPPPDVHVSRVGGLEDQLSVHWNSPPALKDFLFQAKYQIRYRVEDSVEWKVVDDVSNQTSCRLAGLKPGTVYFVQVRCNPFGIYGSKKAGIWSEWSHPTAASTPRSERQGSSGACEPRGEPSSMPVRRELKQFLGWLKKHSYCPNLSFRLYDQWRAWMQKSHKTRNQDEGLLSSGRRSAARGPARR from the exons ATGCTGCGGGCTCCGGGCGGAGGCTTGGGGCAGGGCGCTGCCCTCCCCGCGGCGCGGACCATGCTAGCCTTGGCGCTGCTCGCCCTCGGAGCGCTGCGAGCCGGATCTGGAAGCT ACCTGGCTGTGATCGTCCCCCAGGACCCGACGCTGCTCATCGGCTCCTCCCTCCACGCCACCTGTTCGGTGAGCGTGAGCGGCAGTGACGCGCCCACGGCTGAAGGGCTTTACTGGACCCTCAACGGCCGGCGGCTGGCCCCCGAGCTCTCCCAGGTCCTCAACGCCACCACCCTGGGCCTGGCCCTGGCCAACCTCAACGGCTCCAAGCAGCAGTCAGGGGACAACCTAGTGTGCCATGCACGGGATGGGAGCATCCTCGCAGGCTCCTGCCTCTATGTTGGCC TGCCCCCTGAGAAGCCTGTTAACATCAGCTGTTGGTCTAAGAACATGAAAGATTTGACCTGCCGCTGGTTCCCAGGCACCCAGGGGGAGACCTTTCTCCATACCAACTATACCCTTAAATACAAACTTCg GTGGTACGGGCAGGATAATACATGCCAAGAATACCACACCGTGGGGCCCTATTCCTGCCACATTCCCAAGGACCTGGCACTATTCACGCCCTATGAGATCTGGGTGGAGGCCACTAACCGCCTGGGCTCGGCCAGGTCAGAGGTGGTCACACTGGATATCCTCGATGTGG TCACAACAGATCCCCCGCCAGATGTCCACGTGAGCCGAGTGGGAGGTTTGGAGGACCAACTGAGTGTCCACTGGAACTCCCCACCAGCGCTCAAAGACTTCCTTTTCCAGGCTAAGTATCAGATCCGTTATAGGGTGGAGGACAGCGTGGAGTGGAAG GTGGTGGATGATGTGAGTAATCAGACTTCATGTCGCCTGGCCGGCCTGAAACCAGGCACCGTGTACTTCGTGCAGGTGCGCTGCAATCCCTTCGGCATCTACGGGTCTAAGAAGGCAGGAATATGGAGCGAGTGGAGCCACCCCACAGCGGCCTCCACGCCCCGAAGTG AGCGGCAGGGCTCCAGTGGGGCCTGCGAGCCCCGAGGGGAGCCCAGCTCCATGCCCGTGAGGCGTGAGCTAAAGCAGTTCCTCGGCTGGCTGAAGAAGCACTCCTACTGCCCCAACCTCAGCTTCCGCCTCTACGACCAGTGGCGAGCCTGGATGCAGAAATCTCACAAGACCCGCAACCAG GACGAGGGGCTCCTGTCCTCGGGCAGACGGAGCGCGGCGAGAG GTCCTGCCAGGAGATAA
- the TMEM59L gene encoding transmembrane protein 59-like isoform X2: protein MKGQHLRTWLTGESLWLRGTAQKRAPGQLCPDLGPPSPVLGLSCQTSLHRPGASLSRGREGGVKGASFGKGSSVLGRGRPAASWRPGPVQDKLQDPTRPRTPIPALAMAGAEVPMLLLLLYPGLLPIATAAGGDPFAQQLGPTSSCQLQCSLWTPRAGAAVQEELQNACARGCRLFAICRFVTGSTEANVTLAECKAACLQAYERAPEQLACTEGCLRQMPGLPRPSFPPLPTPSPSPPPEYHKRPVPPPDTISVMEVLSNLCNKLISSAQSFISSTWTYYLQADNGKMVVFQSQPEMEAPLSEGTQKHAEGAEDLHSGLKEKKVKIKDKMSQETSTGPQPEHNFLGCMSKRSGLPKWILASCLLFSVLVMLWLSCASLVTAPDQHIRNQKSPS, encoded by the exons ATGAAGGGGCAGCACCTGCGCACGTGGCTGACTGGAGAATCCCTTTGGCTCCGGGGAACAGCCCAGAAAAGGGCCCCTGGCCAGCTCTGCCCTGACCTGGGACCACCTAGTCCGGTTCTGGGGCTCTCGTGTCAGACGTCCCTACACCGGCCCGGAGCTTCTCTTTCccgagggagggaaggaggcgtGAAGGGAGCTTCCTTTGGGAAGGGCTCCTCAGTGCTAGGGCGGGGAAGACCGGCCGCTTCCTGGCGTCCAGGGCCAGTTCAGGACAAATTGCAAG ACCCCACGCGCCCCCGGACCCCGATCCCCGCGCTCGCCATGGCTGGCGCTGAGGTCCCGATGCTACTCCTGCTGCTGTACCCCGGGCTGCTGCCGATTGCCACGGCCGCCGGTGGGGACCCGTTCGCGCAGCAGCTGGGCCCCACCAGCTCGTGCCAGCTGCAGTGCAGCCTCTGGACTCCTCGCGCGGGGGCGGCGGTGCAG GAGGAGCTGCAGAACGCCTGCGCCCGGGGCTGCCGCCTCTTCGCCATCTGCCGCTTTGTGACGGGCAGCACCGAGGCCAACGTCACCCTGGCCGAGTGCAAAGCAG CCTGTCTGCAGGCCTATGAGCGGGCTCCGGAGCAGCTGGCGTGCACTGAGGGATGCTTGAGGCAGATGCCCGGCTTGCCGAGACCTTCATTTCCTCCGCTCCCCACCCCTTCACCTTCGCCTCCGCCTGAGTACCACAAG AGACCAGTGCCTCCACCAGACACCATTTCAGTGATGGAGGTCTTATCCAATCTGTGTAATAAGTTGATCAGCTCAGCCCAAAGCTTCATCTCTTCCACTTGGACCTATTACCTACAGGCAGATAATGGGAAGATGGTAGTTTTCCAG TCACAGCCTGAGATGGAAGCACCCTTGTCAGAAGGAACCCAAAAGCACGCCGAGGGAGCCGAGGATCTCCATTCAG gtcttaaagagaaaaaagtgaagatTAAAGACAAGATGTCCCAGGAGACCTCCACTGGCCCGCAGCCAGAACACAACTTCCTGGGCTGCATGTCCAA GCGCTCTGGACTGCCCAAGTGGATCCTGGCTTCATGCCTGCTCTTCTCGGTGCTTGTCATGCTGTGGCTCAGCTGTGCCAGCCTTGTGACTGCACCAGACCAGCATATCCGGAACCAG
- the TMEM59L gene encoding transmembrane protein 59-like isoform X1, whose amino-acid sequence MKGQHLRTWLTGESLWLRGTAQKRAPGQLCPDLGPPSPVLGLSCQTSLHRPGASLSRGREGGVKGASFGKGSSVLGRGRPAASWRPGPVQDKLQDPTRPRTPIPALAMAGAEVPMLLLLLYPGLLPIATAAGGDPFAQQLGPTSSCQLQCSLWTPRAGAAVQEELQNACARGCRLFAICRFVTGSTEANVTLAECKAACLQAYERAPEQLACTEGCLRQMPGLPRPSFPPLPTPSPSPPPEYHKRPVPPPDTISVMEVLSNLCNKLISSAQSFISSTWTYYLQADNGKMVVFQSQPEMEAPLSEGTQKHAEGAEDLHSGLKEKKVKIKDKMSQETSTGPQPEHNFLGCMSKRSGLPKWILASCLLFSVLVMLWLSCASLVTAPDQHIRNQPLSLSGEKNYLDELEWPLAPGPASMVSVAVESRGAGSLPLKVGMDLTAL is encoded by the exons ATGAAGGGGCAGCACCTGCGCACGTGGCTGACTGGAGAATCCCTTTGGCTCCGGGGAACAGCCCAGAAAAGGGCCCCTGGCCAGCTCTGCCCTGACCTGGGACCACCTAGTCCGGTTCTGGGGCTCTCGTGTCAGACGTCCCTACACCGGCCCGGAGCTTCTCTTTCccgagggagggaaggaggcgtGAAGGGAGCTTCCTTTGGGAAGGGCTCCTCAGTGCTAGGGCGGGGAAGACCGGCCGCTTCCTGGCGTCCAGGGCCAGTTCAGGACAAATTGCAAG ACCCCACGCGCCCCCGGACCCCGATCCCCGCGCTCGCCATGGCTGGCGCTGAGGTCCCGATGCTACTCCTGCTGCTGTACCCCGGGCTGCTGCCGATTGCCACGGCCGCCGGTGGGGACCCGTTCGCGCAGCAGCTGGGCCCCACCAGCTCGTGCCAGCTGCAGTGCAGCCTCTGGACTCCTCGCGCGGGGGCGGCGGTGCAG GAGGAGCTGCAGAACGCCTGCGCCCGGGGCTGCCGCCTCTTCGCCATCTGCCGCTTTGTGACGGGCAGCACCGAGGCCAACGTCACCCTGGCCGAGTGCAAAGCAG CCTGTCTGCAGGCCTATGAGCGGGCTCCGGAGCAGCTGGCGTGCACTGAGGGATGCTTGAGGCAGATGCCCGGCTTGCCGAGACCTTCATTTCCTCCGCTCCCCACCCCTTCACCTTCGCCTCCGCCTGAGTACCACAAG AGACCAGTGCCTCCACCAGACACCATTTCAGTGATGGAGGTCTTATCCAATCTGTGTAATAAGTTGATCAGCTCAGCCCAAAGCTTCATCTCTTCCACTTGGACCTATTACCTACAGGCAGATAATGGGAAGATGGTAGTTTTCCAG TCACAGCCTGAGATGGAAGCACCCTTGTCAGAAGGAACCCAAAAGCACGCCGAGGGAGCCGAGGATCTCCATTCAG gtcttaaagagaaaaaagtgaagatTAAAGACAAGATGTCCCAGGAGACCTCCACTGGCCCGCAGCCAGAACACAACTTCCTGGGCTGCATGTCCAA GCGCTCTGGACTGCCCAAGTGGATCCTGGCTTCATGCCTGCTCTTCTCGGTGCTTGTCATGCTGTGGCTCAGCTGTGCCAGCCTTGTGACTGCACCAGACCAGCATATCCGGAACCAG CCACTGAGCCTCTCTGGGGAGAAGAATTACCTGGATGAACTGGAGTGGCCCTTGGCTCCAGGTCCTGCCTCCATGGTATCTGTAGCTGTGGAGTCTCGGGGAGCTGGCTCCTTGCCCCTAAAGGTGGGAATGGACCTTACAGCTCTGTAA